From a region of the Micropterus dolomieu isolate WLL.071019.BEF.003 ecotype Adirondacks linkage group LG21, ASM2129224v1, whole genome shotgun sequence genome:
- the atoh1a gene encoding protein atonal homolog 1a: protein MDVRCVEDWSKGTREVSILDSRQQSPRGVDQLEESRYDPGLTLVDGGNDPRAWLALVQPSGTCEAHATTPDYLRHSPCPSTGSYQESGSPESSGHPSPPCYRKTAKSPSSSSLKVRDLCRLKGTVTGCEEDTSTRQRAPSSKPVGGVQKQRRVAANARERRRMHGLNHAFDELRSVIPAFDNDKKLSKYETLQMAQIYINALAELLEGPVSSSDNHVSNNNSSPKSGITLSSAVNFDGAKDKASPSPTPGRTAAAVPVSGGSLPAHIGGMPFRSSFDDSSFSALVEEAMRSPSPSSSTRAGSSLALVTGGGKESPRSDGEFSPHSHFSDSDEIAMELHSSEEDDLSELKLPRHRHQAVSF from the exons ATGGATGTCCGATGTGTGGAAGATTGGAGCAAAGGCACGCGGGAGGTGTCAATCCTCGACTCACGGCAACAGAGCCCGAGAGGGGTGGACCAGCTCGAGGAGTCCCGCTACGATCCTGGGCTGACGCTCGTGGACGGCGGCAATGACCCACGCGCCTGGCTGGCTCTGGTGCAGCCTTCTGGCACCTGCGAGGCACACGCCACTACACCTGACTACCTGCGGCACTCGCCCTGCCCGAGCACCGGCTCCTACCAAG agaGTGGCTCCCCGGAGTCTTCGGGCCACCCCAGCCCTCCCTGCTACAGAAAAACTGCCAAGAGcccctcctcttcttcgctcAAAGTCAGGGACCTGTGCCGTCTTAAAGGCACGGTCACCGGGTGCGAGGAGGATACGTCCACGAGACAGAGAGCCCCTTCCAGCAAACCCGTCGGCGGGGTCCAGAAGCAGAGGCGCGTGGCCGCCAACGCgcgggagaggaggaggatgcaCGGACTTAACCACGCGTTTGACGAGCTGCGCAGCGTCATCCCGGCGTTTGACAACGACAAGAAGCTGTCCAAATATGAAACTTTACAGATGGCGCAGATTTACATCAACGCTCTGGCCGAGCTGCTCGAAGGCCCGGTCTCCTCCAGCGACAACCACGTCTCCAACAATAACAGCTCGCCAAAGTCCGGCATTACGCTTTCATCCGCCGTTAATTTTGACGGGGCGAAGGACAAGGCGTCCCCGTCCCCTACACCCGGGAGGACAGCGGCGGCGGTGCCCGTCTCAGGTGGCAGCTTACCTGCCCACATAGGCGGGATGCCTTTCCGCTCGTCCTTCGACGATAGTTCGTTTTCCGCCCTGGTTGAAGAAGCTATGCGTTCGCCCTCTCCTTCTTCATCCACTCGGGCTGGCAGTTCGCTCGCACTGGTCACAGGTGGCGGGAAGGAGTCTCCACGGAGCGACGGGGAGTTTTCCCCGCACTCCCATTTCAGTGACTCCGATGAAATAGCGATGGAGCTCCACTCAAGTGAAGAAGATGACCTCTCAGAACTCAAGCTACCCAGACACCGTCATCAAGCCGTTTCTTTCTGA